The proteins below come from a single Erysipelothrix piscisicarius genomic window:
- a CDS encoding ABC transporter ATP-binding protein, protein MMRNNKKLLLLCVLASIISSFALVITPYFLGKAIDGMVGYQNVDLQFATKMLSYTAVAYFMHFILSWGTNRMANRFSVRFVSNLLSDLMKKITHLPISFIDQHAHGDLQNLFVMDSELIIDGMYLLLTQFLGGVFVVLVAAYYMIRINLVMSLVVFVMVPIVYFTSKLISRKSFGYFQKQQELSGKLSGKTSEFVDNYHLVLTSNYKNQAIQEFSNINNELNKVGEKAQFMSALTNPTTRLMNNLSYVLLGLTGAFGVLNNTLTVGLMTSFLSYSMMFSKPFNEFSAIISQIIAARASYQRQQKVFNETNEVDCLQETKLEGKTVAFDDVNFSYDGKHTIIENLNLQINPLSKVAIVGPTGAGKSTLLNLLMRYYDADSGSILIDGLEVNDVSRSSIRQTMSIVLQDPWLFEGTIRENISYGNEKATEEEIIRATKQAGCHDYIMSLDGGYDAPIKLGSQNISLGQKQLITIARALLMDVPIIILDEATSSVDVVTERHIQNVFTQIMKSHTTFFVAHRLSTVTDSDMILVMKSGRLVEQGTHEELMELRGFYYELYTSQY, encoded by the coding sequence ATGATGAGAAACAATAAAAAACTTCTTTTGTTATGTGTCCTAGCGAGCATCATTTCGAGCTTCGCCTTGGTTATAACTCCATATTTCCTAGGAAAAGCCATAGATGGCATGGTGGGATATCAAAATGTCGATCTCCAATTTGCCACAAAAATGTTAAGCTACACCGCGGTGGCGTATTTTATGCACTTTATTTTGAGCTGGGGGACAAACCGTATGGCGAATCGTTTTTCAGTTCGATTTGTATCAAATTTGCTAAGTGATCTCATGAAGAAAATTACGCACTTACCAATTTCATTTATTGATCAACATGCGCATGGAGATCTTCAAAATTTATTTGTTATGGATAGTGAACTGATTATTGATGGAATGTATCTTTTGTTGACACAGTTTTTAGGTGGCGTCTTCGTAGTCTTGGTTGCAGCTTATTACATGATTCGTATTAACTTAGTAATGAGTCTGGTGGTATTTGTGATGGTGCCAATCGTTTATTTTACCTCGAAATTAATTTCTCGAAAATCGTTTGGCTACTTCCAAAAACAACAAGAGCTTTCCGGGAAACTTAGTGGTAAAACCTCTGAATTTGTCGACAATTATCATCTTGTGCTTACAAGTAATTACAAGAACCAAGCCATTCAAGAATTTTCAAATATTAACAATGAACTAAACAAGGTTGGTGAAAAAGCACAATTCATGTCTGCATTAACCAACCCGACAACTCGATTAATGAACAACTTATCCTATGTTTTATTAGGATTAACGGGCGCTTTCGGCGTATTAAATAACACCCTTACAGTAGGGTTGATGACAAGCTTTTTGAGTTATTCGATGATGTTCTCAAAACCGTTTAATGAATTCAGCGCAATTATTTCGCAAATTATTGCAGCGAGAGCAAGTTATCAGCGGCAACAAAAGGTTTTTAACGAAACAAACGAAGTAGATTGTCTTCAAGAAACAAAATTAGAAGGAAAGACAGTTGCATTTGATGATGTTAATTTTTCATATGATGGAAAACATACCATTATAGAAAATCTTAATTTACAAATAAATCCTTTAAGTAAAGTTGCGATTGTCGGTCCTACCGGTGCGGGGAAATCGACACTGCTAAATTTATTGATGCGATACTATGATGCAGATTCCGGCTCAATACTCATTGATGGATTAGAAGTAAATGATGTGTCTCGATCAAGTATTCGTCAGACGATGTCAATTGTCTTACAAGATCCGTGGCTGTTTGAGGGTACAATCCGTGAGAATATTTCTTATGGCAATGAAAAAGCGACGGAGGAAGAAATTATTCGTGCGACAAAACAAGCGGGATGTCATGATTATATTATGTCACTTGATGGTGGATACGATGCCCCTATAAAACTGGGGTCACAAAATATATCTTTAGGTCAAAAGCAACTTATTACAATTGCGCGTGCTCTTTTAATGGATGTTCCAATCATTATACTCGATGAGGCAACAAGCAGCGTTGATGTTGTAACGGAACGACATATTCAAAATGTCTTCACCCAGATCATGAAATCTCACACAACATTTTTTGTAGCACATAGACTTTCAACGGTAACAGACTCAGATATGATTCTTGTTATGAAATCGGGAAGGCTTGTCGAACAAGGGACACACGAGGAACTGATGGAACTTAGAGGCTTTTATTATGAACTCTACACGAGTCAGTACTGA
- a CDS encoding ABC transporter ATP-binding protein, with protein MFTILGYLSSIVCQYLASQISQQVGGRIRLSLFEKINSLSLGDTDLFSSSMLTTRVTTDVNQIQEMIAKTIRLAVRAPMIMLGSLYALYHLSPILGKQLLFTLPLFLIVVGLFMRFSMVYHLDAQSKLDQVGQKVKEYLSGVRIVRAFSQTEREINNFSRRNKSLEQKQLKVGFVSTLSSPLTSFMMNLVLVVLVYSGALQINEGFMTQGQMVAVINYCTQLVMTLIVFMNLVMIFARGYTSKKRVDEILHLESSMDISGKEGLYAGPLDIEFQNVSFAYPNTNRNVLKDINLKIRPKETLGIIGLTGSGKSSLVKLLPRLYDVSEGSIQINNQDIKVYSIDSLREHIGYVSQSASFLSLTMEENIEMEQKRDVVSALHHAEGKELIDKGLDFQIQEGATNLSGGQRQRLSIARALAKNPGLLIFDDSFSALDYLTDKRLRENLERYYGESTKIIISQRTSSVMNAENIIVIDNGVIIAQGNHQTLLESCDLYRRINALQEEGNDEKQ; from the coding sequence TTGTTTACAATTTTGGGTTATTTATCATCAATTGTCTGCCAATATTTGGCATCACAAATATCACAGCAGGTAGGAGGGCGTATTCGTCTTTCGTTGTTTGAAAAAATTAATTCATTATCACTTGGTGATACAGATTTATTTTCCAGTTCAATGCTCACAACGCGTGTTACAACGGATGTGAATCAAATTCAGGAAATGATTGCTAAGACCATTCGGCTTGCGGTTCGAGCACCCATGATTATGTTAGGAAGTCTCTATGCGCTTTACCATCTTAGCCCAATACTTGGAAAGCAGTTATTGTTTACGCTTCCTCTATTTCTTATCGTTGTGGGTTTGTTTATGCGTTTTTCGATGGTCTATCATCTTGATGCACAGTCTAAACTTGATCAAGTCGGTCAAAAAGTTAAAGAATATCTTAGTGGTGTAAGAATTGTTCGTGCTTTTTCTCAGACTGAGAGAGAAATTAATAATTTTTCACGTCGTAATAAGTCTTTAGAACAGAAACAACTAAAAGTTGGTTTTGTGTCTACCCTATCAAGCCCGCTCACCTCGTTTATGATGAATCTCGTTCTTGTGGTATTAGTTTATTCTGGAGCACTCCAAATCAATGAAGGATTCATGACACAAGGCCAAATGGTTGCCGTTATTAACTATTGTACTCAACTTGTTATGACACTCATCGTTTTTATGAACCTCGTGATGATTTTTGCTAGAGGGTATACCTCTAAGAAGCGCGTTGATGAGATTTTACACTTAGAGTCCAGTATGGATATATCAGGGAAAGAAGGTCTATATGCTGGTCCCTTGGACATCGAATTTCAAAATGTATCGTTTGCATATCCGAATACCAATAGAAATGTACTCAAAGATATCAATCTAAAAATCAGACCCAAAGAAACATTAGGTATTATTGGTCTCACCGGGAGTGGTAAAAGCAGTTTAGTAAAACTCTTGCCACGTTTATATGACGTGAGTGAGGGAAGCATTCAAATTAATAATCAAGATATTAAGGTTTATTCTATAGATTCATTACGAGAACATATTGGTTATGTTTCTCAAAGTGCTTCATTTCTAAGTTTGACAATGGAGGAGAACATAGAAATGGAACAGAAGCGAGATGTCGTGAGTGCACTTCATCATGCTGAAGGGAAAGAATTAATTGATAAAGGTTTAGATTTTCAAATTCAGGAAGGTGCAACGAATTTATCCGGTGGCCAACGTCAACGTCTAAGTATCGCAAGAGCCCTTGCGAAAAATCCAGGCCTCCTAATTTTTGATGATTCATTCAGTGCGTTGGACTACCTCACAGATAAGCGTTTGCGTGAAAATTTAGAACGTTATTATGGGGAAAGTACCAAAATCATCATTAGTCAGCGGACGAGTTCGGTTATGAACGCTGAAAATATTATTGTGATCGATAACGGCGTCATCATCGCACAAGGAAACCATCAAACGCTTCTAGAGAGTTGTGATTTATACAGACGCATCAACGCATTGCAAGAGGAGGGAAATGATGAGAAACAATAA
- a CDS encoding DUF2207 domain-containing protein: protein MKRIKQLIFAMVLALTLFITPLSANETRSKVASLPSPTSSDIQNHYKDYGFPVVGESFDIALDVKEDGRINVNIVLDAYFYEPRQGIFVTIADRYNDYDFGNGPKDYVFPTSDIRVKNRDVEIDHNSDGAVLKIGTPGKFLQGSQRYEFSYVINTRDLELEQGDLLYQNLITQYWDFPMMKTSFKIQMPKSFDATPKFYATAHNLPVEYKVDGTTITGSFNQPLYQEALSVWLDLPHNYFVFPIFDKTPITVGIAGVLALIMAILFFKYGREYPIVDTVEFSAPYGLSSAETGYVYRGYSKSNDIVSLIIYWASKGYLTIEELDEKGKNIKLTKIAELSDVRNREELRVFNALFKNREEVTTKELNTKFGNVISNATASLSLRFRQNKEERIFSKSSTVLKTIGMFVAPIGIAIVLASVGYARMGIEDDAYIFGIMGYSLFMVLGIFGYYATSFDGVAGTRKPKSMSLLFFIISAIATVALTIATGWCFKNPLPMILAYVFFLISVVSVANMGRRTKIGSEWYGQILGLKRFIEVAEQSRLEALAEETPEIFYDILPYAYVLGVTDVWSKKFESIAIQQPDWYISSQPNFSTYYMWHSLSRSMNTLQASMVSIPAPTASSGGGGSFGSGGGGGFSGGGFGGTGGGSW, encoded by the coding sequence ATGAAGCGTATAAAACAGTTAATATTTGCAATGGTACTCGCTCTAACATTATTCATCACTCCTTTATCAGCAAATGAAACAAGGAGTAAAGTCGCGAGCTTACCGAGTCCTACTTCTTCTGATATTCAGAATCATTATAAAGATTATGGTTTTCCAGTTGTCGGAGAATCGTTTGATATCGCTTTAGATGTCAAAGAAGATGGTCGTATAAACGTTAATATTGTATTGGATGCATATTTTTATGAACCAAGACAAGGGATTTTTGTTACAATAGCGGACCGCTATAACGATTATGATTTTGGTAATGGTCCTAAAGATTATGTATTTCCGACCTCTGACATTCGTGTGAAAAATCGTGATGTGGAGATAGATCATAATAGTGATGGTGCAGTGTTAAAAATTGGGACACCCGGAAAATTTTTACAAGGTTCTCAACGCTATGAATTTTCGTATGTGATTAACACAAGAGACTTAGAATTAGAACAAGGTGATTTGTTATATCAAAATTTAATTACACAGTACTGGGATTTTCCAATGATGAAAACTTCATTTAAAATCCAAATGCCAAAGTCTTTTGATGCAACACCCAAGTTTTATGCAACAGCGCATAATCTACCAGTGGAATACAAAGTAGATGGAACAACAATCACAGGATCCTTTAATCAACCCCTTTATCAAGAGGCGTTGAGTGTGTGGTTGGATTTACCTCATAACTATTTCGTTTTTCCAATTTTCGATAAGACCCCAATTACTGTTGGGATAGCGGGCGTGTTAGCGCTAATCATGGCTATACTTTTCTTCAAGTACGGTCGTGAATATCCAATTGTGGATACGGTTGAATTTAGTGCGCCTTACGGACTTTCGAGTGCTGAAACTGGATACGTTTATCGCGGTTATTCGAAGTCCAATGATATTGTCTCGTTAATCATTTACTGGGCATCTAAGGGCTATCTAACAATTGAGGAATTGGATGAAAAAGGAAAGAATATAAAATTAACAAAAATTGCTGAGTTATCGGATGTCCGCAATCGTGAAGAATTGCGTGTATTTAATGCACTCTTTAAAAATCGAGAAGAAGTGACAACGAAAGAACTCAATACAAAATTTGGGAACGTAATTAGTAATGCTACGGCATCCTTGTCACTGAGATTCAGACAGAATAAAGAAGAACGTATTTTTTCGAAATCTTCAACTGTTTTAAAAACAATCGGTATGTTTGTGGCACCCATTGGTATTGCAATCGTTTTAGCATCAGTAGGTTATGCACGTATGGGTATTGAGGATGATGCGTATATCTTTGGGATAATGGGATATAGTTTGTTTATGGTGCTCGGAATTTTTGGTTATTACGCTACGTCATTTGATGGTGTTGCGGGAACTCGAAAACCTAAGAGTATGTCCCTATTGTTTTTTATCATAAGCGCAATTGCGACCGTCGCATTGACCATCGCAACCGGATGGTGTTTTAAAAATCCACTTCCAATGATTTTGGCGTATGTTTTTTTCTTAATAAGTGTTGTAAGTGTTGCGAATATGGGCCGAAGAACAAAAATCGGTTCAGAATGGTATGGACAGATTCTAGGGCTCAAGCGCTTTATTGAGGTTGCGGAGCAAAGTCGTCTTGAAGCATTGGCTGAAGAAACTCCTGAAATCTTCTATGATATCCTTCCATATGCTTATGTTCTGGGTGTAACGGATGTTTGGTCTAAGAAATTTGAATCCATTGCAATCCAACAACCGGACTGGTATATTTCATCTCAACCGAATTTCTCTACATACTATATGTGGCATTCTTTGAGTCGATCGATGAATACATTACAGGCTTCTATGGTTTCAATACCTGCACCAACTGCCTCTTCAGGTGGTGGAGGGTCATTTGGCTCTGGCGGCGGTGGCGGATTCTCCGGAGGAGGATTTGGCGGTACCGGTGGTGGAAGCTGGTAA